In Sphingomonas sp. SUN019, one genomic interval encodes:
- a CDS encoding SDR family NAD(P)-dependent oxidoreductase, whose translation MADRMAGKVALISGGASGLGAAQAVLFAREGAKVMIGDLQESLGAEIVTQIRDAGGEAAFIRLDVTSLDSWTAAVDATIAAFGSLTTLVNNAGIFHPGGVRSESEAGWAKMIAVNQTGPFLGMKAAAEALLASGNGAIVNISSLYGLIGSPDAISYHASKAAVRVMGKGAALEFARAGIRVNTIFPGQIKTPILGDITPEQDAAIKASIPMGDVGDPMDIAYGSLFLASDEARYITGAELWIDGGWYAGH comes from the coding sequence ATGGCGGATCGGATGGCCGGCAAGGTGGCGCTGATTTCCGGGGGCGCCAGCGGTCTCGGCGCGGCGCAGGCGGTGCTGTTCGCGCGCGAGGGTGCCAAGGTGATGATCGGCGATCTGCAGGAATCGCTCGGCGCCGAAATCGTAACGCAAATCCGTGACGCGGGGGGTGAGGCGGCGTTCATCCGCCTGGACGTCACCAGCCTCGACAGCTGGACCGCGGCGGTCGACGCGACGATCGCAGCCTTCGGCAGCCTGACGACGTTGGTCAACAATGCGGGCATTTTCCATCCCGGCGGTGTCCGCAGCGAAAGCGAAGCGGGCTGGGCGAAGATGATCGCGGTCAACCAGACCGGGCCTTTTCTCGGCATGAAGGCGGCGGCGGAAGCGTTGCTGGCGTCGGGAAATGGCGCGATCGTCAACATATCGTCGCTGTACGGCCTGATCGGCAGCCCCGATGCGATCAGCTATCACGCGTCCAAGGCGGCGGTGCGGGTGATGGGCAAGGGCGCGGCGCTGGAATTTGCGCGGGCGGGCATCCGCGTGAACACGATCTTTCCCGGCCAGATCAAGACCCCGATCCTCGGCGACATCACGCCAGAGCAAGATGCCGCGATCAAGGCGTCGATCCCGATGGGCGACGTCGGCGATCCGATGGACATCGCGTACGGCTCGCTGTTCCTCGCTTCGGACGAGGCGCGTTACATCACCGGGGCCGAACTGTGGATCGATGGCGGCTGGTACGCGGGGCACTGA